In one window of Helianthus annuus cultivar XRQ/B chromosome 17, HanXRQr2.0-SUNRISE, whole genome shotgun sequence DNA:
- the LOC110923832 gene encoding uncharacterized protein LOC110923832 — MVAIFHDIIEDSMEVFMDDFSVFGDSFDRCLENLKKMQKRCEETNLVLNWEKCHFMVREGIVLGHKISRAGMEVDPAKVDIISRLPPPTSMRAIRSFLGHAGFYRRFIKDFSKISRPMTPIRYLFSKQDAEPRLIRWILLLQEFDIEIQDKKGALNVAADHLSRLEHGDVKDTRWDSINDNFPHESLMSVEICDESPWFANFANYLACGILIKGLTHQQKRKFFSDVKHYIWDDPYLFRVGAD, encoded by the exons ATGGTTGCGATTTTTCATGATATAATCGAGGATtctatggaggttttcatggatgacttttcggtATTTGGAGATTCCTTCGATCGTTGTTTGGAAAATTTGAAGAAGATGCAGAAGAGGTGCGAAGAGACGAATCTTGTCCTAAACTGGGAGAAGTGCCACTTCATGGTAAGGGAAGGCATAGTTTTAGGACACAAGATTTCGCgtgctggtatggaggtcgatccagctAAAGTGGACATTATCTCACGACTTCCACCGCCCACCTCTATGAGAGCGATTCGGAGCTTTCTTGGTCATGCGGGGttctacaggcgattcattaaggatttttcaaagatctcTAGGCCCATGACCC CCATCAGATATCTTTTCAGCAAACAGGACGCCGAACCGCGTCTCATTAGATGGATCTTATTGCTGCAGGAATTTGATATCGAAATTCAAGAcaaaaagggtgcgttgaatgtagcggctgaccatctttCTCGGTTGGAGCATGGAGACGTCAAGGACACGCGTTGGGATTCAATCAATGACAATTTCCCACATGAGTcgttgatgagtgttgagatatgcgatgagtcgcctTGGTTCGCCAACTTTGCGAACTATCTTGCTTGTGGGATTCTCATAAAGGGATTGACTCACCAACAAAAGAGAAAATTCTTTTCGGacgtcaagcactacatttgggatgacccttacttgtttagGGTTGGTGCTGATTAG